The following coding sequences lie in one Myxococcus xanthus genomic window:
- a CDS encoding tetratricopeptide repeat protein — protein sequence MKKRPDTLSDAEKRRISKRIDALFSAQQWSELDQLISESLRGTPEDHWLHVRQADAWYEQRKYSKASRLYLKVLESVPRCPLGRWGLANALMARGNADDARKLFLSLARQKPEVMGTRECGEGVRWARGLVADANFRLGQLEERAGARAAARRRYQAYLRILQRPAISLESRREANTRLRALSLKGQARG from the coding sequence GTGAAGAAAAGACCAGACACGCTCAGCGACGCTGAAAAACGTCGTATCAGCAAGCGAATCGACGCGCTCTTCTCCGCGCAGCAGTGGAGTGAGTTGGATCAACTCATCTCCGAGTCCCTGCGAGGGACTCCCGAGGACCACTGGCTGCACGTCCGCCAGGCGGATGCCTGGTACGAGCAGAGGAAGTACTCCAAGGCGTCACGCCTCTATCTGAAAGTGCTCGAAAGCGTGCCGCGTTGTCCGCTGGGGCGGTGGGGGCTGGCGAACGCGCTCATGGCGCGCGGGAACGCGGACGACGCCCGGAAGCTCTTCCTGTCCCTGGCCCGGCAGAAGCCGGAGGTGATGGGCACTCGCGAGTGTGGCGAAGGCGTCCGGTGGGCACGGGGCCTCGTCGCGGATGCGAACTTCCGGTTGGGCCAGTTGGAGGAACGGGCGGGCGCGAGGGCCGCGGCCCGGCGCCGCTACCAGGCCTACCTGCGAATCCTGCAGCGCCCGGCGATCTCCCTCGAGAGCCGGCGGGAGGCGAACACCCGCCTTCGCGCCTTGAGTCTCAAGGGGCAGGCCCGCGGTTGA
- a CDS encoding HAD family hydrolase, producing MKMERVEETLERIQLEAERAPGGVLAFDGDGTLWSGDVGDDLFLALLEHGDIRPEAHAALERLAAAHGFEKGLPARELAHQLFAAFEAGRIPEKDIYEMVAWLFAGWRVDAVRAFAKDVVARHEVKQRIHPESRRVVEWARGQGIPCYVVSASPLAIVEAAVHEVGLDPLNVLACTPRTEDGTVLAGIIEPIPYAAGKVHCLRSRTSQPLYAAFGDNVFDLELLAASRVPVAIRPKPRLRARAAELPSLVQLHPED from the coding sequence ATGAAGATGGAGCGTGTGGAGGAGACGCTGGAGCGCATCCAGTTGGAGGCCGAGCGCGCCCCCGGCGGGGTGCTGGCCTTCGACGGCGATGGCACGCTGTGGAGCGGGGACGTCGGAGACGACCTGTTCCTGGCCCTGCTGGAGCACGGCGACATCCGCCCGGAAGCGCACGCCGCCCTGGAGCGGCTGGCCGCCGCGCATGGCTTCGAGAAGGGCCTGCCCGCGCGCGAGCTGGCACACCAGCTCTTCGCCGCCTTCGAGGCGGGGCGGATTCCGGAGAAGGACATCTACGAGATGGTGGCGTGGCTCTTCGCCGGTTGGCGCGTGGACGCGGTGCGCGCCTTCGCGAAGGACGTGGTGGCCCGCCACGAGGTCAAGCAGCGCATCCACCCGGAGAGCCGCCGCGTCGTCGAGTGGGCCCGCGGCCAGGGCATCCCCTGCTACGTGGTCAGCGCGTCGCCGCTCGCCATCGTGGAGGCCGCCGTGCATGAAGTGGGGCTGGACCCCTTGAACGTGCTGGCCTGCACGCCGCGAACGGAAGATGGGACAGTGCTGGCCGGCATCATCGAGCCCATTCCCTACGCGGCCGGGAAGGTGCATTGCCTGCGCTCGCGCACGTCCCAGCCGCTCTACGCGGCCTTCGGGGACAACGTGTTCGACCTGGAGTTGCTGGCGGCCTCGCGCGTGCCGGTAGCCATCCGGCCCAAGCCGCGGCTCCGGGCGAGGGCAGCGGAACTGCCCTCGCTCGTCCAACTCCACCCGGAAGACTGA
- a CDS encoding ABC transporter substrate-binding protein, with translation MRVFRTLLPVVVAGLAVLGAGCKRESAARGPDAPLRLGFFPNITHAQALVGNAEGTFASQPGVGRLEVMQFNAGPAAMEALVAGSLDVSYVGSGPAINTFLKAGRELRVIAGAVNNGAVLVVRTVKTPAELKGKKLASPQLGNTQDIALRYWLKQRGLTTRLDGTGDVQIFPLSNPDILGQFLRGGIEGAWVPEPWGARLVAEGKGRILVNEKDLWPGGRFPTTVLVTTRQVMETQRPRVVALLRAHLRLTERWQEDPAGFTTAANAAFGRLTSKPLPAGILQQAFSRLEPSLDPVPRALATAAEHAKTLGFITDANIDGLVDLSLLDEARAGVAK, from the coding sequence ATGCGTGTCTTCCGCACCCTGTTGCCCGTGGTGGTCGCTGGACTGGCGGTGCTCGGCGCGGGCTGCAAGCGCGAGTCCGCCGCGCGCGGCCCCGACGCGCCGCTGCGCCTGGGCTTCTTCCCCAACATCACCCACGCCCAGGCCCTGGTGGGCAACGCGGAGGGCACGTTCGCCTCGCAGCCGGGTGTGGGCCGCCTGGAGGTGATGCAGTTCAACGCGGGCCCCGCCGCCATGGAGGCGCTGGTGGCCGGTTCACTGGACGTGTCCTACGTGGGCAGTGGTCCGGCCATCAACACGTTCCTCAAGGCCGGGCGCGAGCTGCGCGTCATCGCGGGCGCGGTGAACAACGGCGCGGTGCTGGTGGTGCGCACGGTGAAGACGCCCGCGGAGCTCAAGGGCAAGAAGCTGGCGTCGCCGCAGCTGGGCAACACGCAGGACATCGCCCTGCGCTACTGGCTCAAGCAGCGAGGGCTGACGACGCGCCTGGACGGCACCGGGGACGTGCAAATCTTTCCGCTGAGCAACCCGGACATCCTGGGCCAGTTCCTGCGCGGCGGCATTGAGGGCGCGTGGGTACCGGAGCCCTGGGGCGCGCGCCTGGTGGCCGAGGGCAAGGGCCGCATCCTGGTGAATGAGAAGGACTTGTGGCCCGGCGGGCGCTTCCCCACCACGGTGCTGGTGACGACACGACAGGTGATGGAGACGCAGCGCCCGCGCGTGGTCGCCCTCCTGCGCGCGCACCTGCGGCTCACCGAGCGCTGGCAGGAGGACCCGGCCGGCTTCACCACCGCGGCCAACGCCGCCTTCGGCCGCCTCACGAGCAAGCCACTGCCCGCCGGCATCCTCCAGCAGGCCTTCTCCCGGCTGGAGCCCAGCCTGGACCCGGTGCCGCGGGCGCTCGCCACCGCGGCCGAGCATGCGAAGACGCTGGGCTTCATCACCGACGCCAACATCGATGGACTGGTGGACCTGAGCCTCCTGGACGAGGCACGGGCGGGCGTCGCGAAGTGA
- a CDS encoding ABC transporter permease gives MKHHAQKLLVIALLIGLWELVARMGVWSPHLLPGPLTVAQSLVAMVADGRLVGAAGRSLGRLLRAYLMSVALGVPLGLLISRIPFFRNAVKPVVMGLQALPSICWLPLALLWFGLTDGAILFVVVMGSVLGIAIATEDSVNGVDPQLTRVASTLGVRGLRFHFGVLLPAALPGIVTGLKLGWSFAWRALLAGELLFVSGGLGQLLTVGRELMDVPQVMAVMVAIVIIGTAVDRVLFQTVEVRLRRRWGLTATT, from the coding sequence ATGAAACACCATGCCCAGAAGCTGCTGGTGATCGCGTTGCTGATTGGCCTCTGGGAGCTGGTGGCCCGGATGGGCGTCTGGTCTCCCCACCTGCTGCCCGGGCCCCTGACGGTGGCCCAGAGCCTGGTGGCCATGGTCGCCGACGGGCGCCTGGTGGGCGCGGCGGGACGCTCCCTGGGGCGGCTGCTGCGCGCCTACCTGATGTCGGTGGCCCTGGGCGTCCCTCTGGGCCTGCTGATTTCCCGCATCCCCTTCTTCCGCAACGCCGTGAAGCCGGTGGTGATGGGGCTGCAGGCACTGCCATCCATCTGCTGGCTGCCGCTGGCCCTGCTGTGGTTCGGGCTGACGGACGGCGCCATCCTCTTCGTCGTCGTCATGGGCAGCGTGCTGGGCATCGCCATCGCCACCGAGGACAGCGTCAACGGCGTGGACCCGCAGCTCACCCGCGTGGCCAGCACCCTGGGCGTGCGAGGCCTGCGCTTCCATTTCGGCGTGCTGCTGCCCGCGGCCCTGCCCGGCATCGTCACCGGCCTGAAGCTGGGATGGAGCTTCGCCTGGCGCGCGCTGCTGGCCGGTGAGCTGCTCTTCGTCTCCGGCGGCCTGGGGCAGTTGCTCACGGTGGGCCGCGAGCTGATGGACGTGCCCCAGGTCATGGCCGTCATGGTGGCCATCGTCATCATCGGCACCGCGGTGGACCGTGTCCTCTTCCAGACGGTGGAGGTGCGGCTGCGGCGGCGGTGGGGGCTGACGGCGACGACGTGA
- a CDS encoding ABC transporter ATP-binding protein, with amino-acid sequence MLRALLGRWRSSLRLLQPAHVGAERAKISVARLDHEYANKVVALQNVDLNVRSGEFVCLLGPSGCGKSTLLYALAGHVVPTGGSVSIDRQPIHGPGPDRLLMFQEAALFPWLTVRGNITFALAARGVPRAERRERADTYIQRVQLGGFEDALPHQLSGGMKMRASLARALAVDPAVLLMDEPFGSLDAQTRIHMQELLQSIWVRTGKTVVFVTHDVHEALMLGTRVVLMAPRPGRVVRDLEVHLPMPRQPEDAALNEMVRHVGGLLREVEGRAHTRSLKPAPTRAPAQPVLRPQVIPGP; translated from the coding sequence ATGCTGCGCGCCCTCCTTGGCCGTTGGAGAAGTTCCCTGCGCCTGCTCCAGCCGGCGCATGTCGGCGCGGAGCGCGCGAAAATCAGCGTCGCCCGGTTGGACCACGAGTACGCCAACAAGGTGGTCGCCTTGCAGAACGTGGACCTCAACGTCCGCTCGGGCGAATTCGTATGCCTGCTGGGTCCGTCCGGCTGCGGCAAGTCCACGCTGCTCTACGCGCTGGCGGGACACGTGGTGCCCACGGGGGGCTCGGTGTCCATCGACCGGCAGCCCATCCACGGGCCCGGGCCGGACCGGCTGCTGATGTTCCAGGAAGCCGCCCTGTTCCCGTGGCTCACCGTGCGCGGCAACATCACCTTCGCGCTGGCCGCCCGGGGCGTGCCCCGCGCCGAGCGCCGCGAGCGGGCGGACACCTATATCCAGCGGGTGCAGCTGGGCGGCTTCGAGGACGCGCTGCCCCATCAGCTCTCCGGGGGCATGAAGATGCGGGCCTCGCTCGCCCGCGCGCTGGCGGTGGACCCGGCCGTGCTGCTGATGGACGAGCCCTTCGGTTCGCTGGACGCGCAGACGCGCATCCACATGCAGGAGCTCCTCCAGTCCATCTGGGTGCGCACGGGCAAGACGGTGGTGTTCGTCACCCACGACGTCCATGAAGCGCTGATGCTGGGCACCCGCGTGGTGCTGATGGCGCCCCGGCCGGGACGCGTGGTGCGGGATTTGGAAGTCCACCTGCCCATGCCGCGCCAGCCGGAGGACGCGGCGCTCAATGAAATGGTGCGGCACGTCGGCGGCCTGCTGCGTGAGGTGGAGGGCCGCGCCCACACACGCTCGCTCAAGCCAGCGCCCACCCGGGCCCCCGCCCAGCCCGTGCTCCGTCCGCAGGTGATTCCCGGCCCGTAG
- a CDS encoding glucose 1-dehydrogenase: protein MKAVAVFPQKREVRVITDAPEPRIQSPTQVKVRTREIGVCGTDKEIIEFVYGSPPPGSDHLILGHECLGEVVEVGEAVRGLSRGDWVVPRVRRPCPHATCPPCRGGHPDFCITGDFTERGIQGAHGFGAESFVEDVAYLHRVPAELREVAVLTEPLTIAEKSLRQLERFQDRLPWKAGPGRAVVLGAGPVGLLGAMALARRGYATTMYSRSPKPNAKAEASEALGVPYISSKEVRPQELVRRVGAADVIYEAAGVAKAALETLKALGPNGVCILTGVPSKEEPFDVAPVLKDVVLGNQVLVGTVNAADVDFDMALEDLRHFQARWPGGLERLICARHSPEDFCDVVTGKKSGGIKDVIRFI, encoded by the coding sequence ATGAAGGCCGTGGCCGTCTTCCCCCAGAAGCGCGAGGTGCGTGTCATCACCGACGCCCCCGAGCCTCGCATCCAGTCCCCCACGCAGGTGAAGGTGCGGACGCGGGAAATCGGGGTGTGTGGCACGGACAAGGAAATCATCGAGTTCGTCTACGGCTCCCCGCCGCCGGGCTCGGACCACCTCATCCTGGGTCACGAGTGTCTGGGCGAGGTGGTGGAGGTGGGCGAGGCCGTCCGGGGCCTGAGCCGCGGGGACTGGGTGGTGCCACGCGTGCGCCGGCCGTGCCCGCATGCCACCTGCCCGCCGTGCCGCGGGGGCCATCCGGACTTCTGCATCACCGGCGATTTCACCGAGCGGGGAATCCAGGGCGCTCACGGCTTCGGCGCCGAGTCCTTCGTGGAGGACGTGGCCTACCTGCACCGGGTGCCCGCGGAGCTGCGCGAGGTGGCGGTGCTCACCGAGCCGCTCACCATCGCGGAGAAGTCCCTCCGCCAACTGGAGCGCTTCCAGGACCGGCTGCCCTGGAAGGCGGGCCCGGGCCGCGCGGTGGTGCTGGGCGCGGGGCCGGTGGGACTGCTGGGCGCCATGGCGCTGGCACGCCGGGGTTATGCCACCACGATGTATTCGCGCAGCCCCAAGCCCAACGCGAAGGCCGAGGCATCGGAAGCGCTGGGTGTGCCCTACATCTCCTCGAAGGAGGTGCGGCCGCAGGAGCTGGTCCGCAGGGTCGGCGCTGCGGACGTCATCTACGAGGCCGCGGGCGTGGCGAAGGCGGCGCTGGAGACGCTGAAGGCGCTGGGCCCCAACGGCGTCTGCATCCTCACGGGTGTCCCGTCGAAGGAGGAGCCCTTCGACGTGGCACCGGTGCTCAAGGACGTGGTGCTGGGCAACCAGGTGCTGGTGGGCACGGTGAACGCGGCGGATGTCGACTTCGACATGGCGCTGGAGGACTTGCGGCACTTCCAGGCCCGCTGGCCCGGGGGGCTGGAGCGGCTCATCTGCGCCAGGCACTCGCCCGAGGACTTCTGCGACGTCGTCACTGGCAAGAAGTCCGGCGGCATCAAGGACGTCATCCGCTTCATCTGA
- a CDS encoding glycoside hydrolase family 15 protein, with protein MATGSSGASVTGQPVAIEDHGVIGDLRTVALVGNEGTIDWFCFPHFDSPSVFAALLDREKGGHWGIAPEPDGVMKRQFYWPETNVLVTRFYTPDGVGELVDFMPMSGRKGMKEEREILRRVRVVRGQMVFRMECFPAFNYARDTHETKLIHSGATFSSDTLQLTLSSSVPLRKVERGVTASFTLHENQSAVFSLHPGARTSCEAVVHNHESSEELFRETVEYWRHWLSGCQYTGRWRETVQRSALALKLMTFAPTGAIVAAPTCSLPESPGGTRNWDYRFCWLRDAAFTVYAFLRIGFKQEAAAFMRWVEARCAEYDDGPLPLMFGIDGKRVPEEQELLHLSGYGGARPVRIGNAAADQLQLDIYGELMDSVYLSNKYAAPISYDFWRHLRRLVDWVCDNWELPDEGIWEVRGGQRQFVYSKLMCWVAVDRAIRLADKRSFPADRARWHKVRDAIFEDIMDKGWNPERGAFVQYYGGHALDAANLLMPLVFFLSPVDPRMLQTLDVMRKPPSHGGLASDGLVFRYDVEATLDGIAGSEGTFNLCSFWLVEAMTRASVARPDLLEEARLIFERMLGYANHVGLYAEQTGMSGEALGNFPQALTHLALISSAYNLDRTLGRRD; from the coding sequence ATGGCAACGGGAAGCAGCGGCGCTTCGGTGACGGGACAGCCGGTGGCCATCGAGGACCACGGCGTCATCGGCGACCTGCGGACGGTGGCGCTGGTGGGCAACGAGGGCACCATCGACTGGTTTTGTTTTCCGCACTTCGACAGTCCCAGTGTCTTCGCCGCGCTGTTGGACCGTGAGAAGGGCGGCCACTGGGGCATCGCGCCGGAGCCCGACGGGGTGATGAAGCGGCAGTTCTACTGGCCGGAGACCAACGTCCTGGTGACGCGCTTCTACACGCCGGATGGCGTGGGCGAGCTGGTCGACTTCATGCCCATGTCGGGCAGGAAGGGGATGAAGGAGGAGCGGGAAATCCTCCGGCGCGTGCGCGTGGTGCGTGGACAGATGGTCTTCCGCATGGAGTGCTTCCCGGCCTTCAACTACGCGCGGGATACGCACGAGACGAAGCTCATCCACAGCGGGGCCACCTTCTCCTCTGACACGCTCCAGCTCACGCTGTCCTCGTCGGTGCCGCTGCGGAAGGTGGAGCGGGGCGTCACCGCGTCCTTCACCCTGCATGAGAACCAGTCCGCCGTCTTCTCCCTGCACCCGGGCGCGCGCACGTCCTGCGAGGCGGTGGTGCACAACCATGAGTCCTCCGAGGAGCTCTTCCGGGAGACGGTGGAGTACTGGCGCCATTGGCTGTCGGGCTGCCAGTACACGGGCCGGTGGCGGGAGACGGTGCAGCGCTCGGCGCTGGCGCTCAAGCTGATGACCTTCGCGCCCACGGGCGCCATCGTCGCGGCGCCCACTTGCAGCCTGCCGGAGTCACCGGGCGGAACGCGCAACTGGGACTATCGCTTCTGCTGGCTGCGCGACGCGGCCTTCACCGTGTACGCGTTCCTCCGCATCGGCTTCAAGCAGGAGGCGGCGGCCTTCATGCGCTGGGTGGAGGCGCGCTGCGCGGAGTACGACGACGGGCCGCTGCCCCTGATGTTCGGCATCGACGGCAAGCGCGTGCCCGAGGAGCAGGAACTCCTTCACCTGTCGGGCTATGGCGGCGCGCGCCCGGTGCGCATCGGCAACGCGGCGGCGGACCAGTTGCAGCTCGACATCTACGGCGAGCTGATGGACTCCGTGTACCTGTCCAACAAGTACGCGGCCCCCATCTCCTATGACTTCTGGCGGCACCTGCGGCGGCTGGTGGACTGGGTGTGTGACAACTGGGAGCTTCCGGACGAAGGCATCTGGGAGGTGAGAGGCGGGCAGCGGCAGTTCGTGTACTCGAAGCTGATGTGCTGGGTGGCGGTGGACCGCGCCATCCGGCTGGCGGACAAGCGCAGCTTCCCGGCGGACCGGGCCCGCTGGCACAAGGTGCGGGACGCCATCTTCGAGGACATCATGGACAAGGGCTGGAACCCGGAGCGGGGCGCCTTCGTCCAGTACTACGGCGGCCACGCGCTGGACGCGGCGAATCTGCTGATGCCGCTGGTGTTCTTCCTGTCCCCGGTGGACCCGCGCATGCTCCAGACGCTGGACGTCATGCGCAAGCCGCCGTCCCACGGCGGGCTCGCGTCGGACGGGCTGGTGTTCCGCTACGACGTGGAGGCCACGCTGGATGGAATCGCCGGCAGCGAGGGCACCTTCAACCTCTGCAGCTTCTGGCTGGTGGAGGCGATGACGCGCGCGAGCGTGGCCCGGCCCGACTTGCTGGAGGAGGCGCGGCTCATCTTCGAGCGGATGCTGGGCTACGCCAACCACGTGGGCCTGTACGCGGAGCAGACGGGCATGTCCGGCGAGGCCTTGGGCAACTTCCCGCAGGCACTCACTCACCTGGCGCTCATCAGCTCCGCCTACAACCTGGACCGCACGCTGGGCCGGCGCGACTGA
- a CDS encoding DUF6209 family protein, giving the protein MPRQSPRWCLAAAVAVLLAGTAASSQSPSSITFQSPAQGWNVLASSNPLPFGSTAAIHFSADRLTQCRGNINGTTPGWTMTGYYQFNNGPVQRFWVAGFSSTPNPPAPSIPLNTRGTLAVWFENTSRWGCQAWDSNFGNNHLFTVQ; this is encoded by the coding sequence TTGCCGCGTCAATCCCCCCGCTGGTGTCTCGCCGCCGCCGTCGCCGTGCTGCTCGCCGGAACGGCCGCTTCCTCGCAGTCCCCCTCCAGCATCACCTTCCAGTCGCCCGCGCAGGGTTGGAATGTGCTCGCCTCCTCCAACCCGCTGCCCTTCGGCTCCACCGCGGCCATCCACTTCAGCGCGGACCGGCTGACGCAGTGCCGCGGCAACATCAACGGCACCACGCCTGGGTGGACCATGACGGGCTACTACCAGTTCAACAATGGCCCGGTGCAGCGCTTCTGGGTTGCGGGCTTCTCCTCCACGCCCAACCCGCCCGCGCCGTCCATCCCGCTCAACACGCGGGGCACGCTGGCGGTCTGGTTCGAGAACACCAGCCGCTGGGGCTGCCAGGCCTGGGATTCGAACTTCGGCAACAACCACCTCTTCACCGTGCAGTGA
- a CDS encoding App1 family protein — MADFLPRFYRLAVRVDAHYDALSRKLRQKLGIAPPLRILPYRGYGTPERAVIKARVLEDRHVRPPQERYTLVGSAVASYKRYMTREVPGAHVAVRWGDKRWEGTTDEEGFLELWVPPPDGVRSGWHMVELELLSPDAEGVSRVAAPVRMAGPGAEFGVISDIDDTVIVTGVTDLFKRAWALFLTEHRVRLPFPGVDAFYAALQHGRGTSADNPIFYVSSSPWNLYEHLDEFLSLHKIPTGPLLLRDWGLSSQGFAPGGGHGHKLEKIRAVLSTLSHLPFILIGDSGQEDAEHYRTIVREFPGRILCVYIRNVPGHQRRAEELALIAGDIRAAGSQMLAVDDTTEAARHAAREGWIQWREVREVEAHRREDAER, encoded by the coding sequence ATGGCCGACTTTCTTCCTCGCTTCTATCGACTCGCCGTCCGCGTGGACGCGCACTATGACGCGCTGAGCCGCAAGCTTCGCCAGAAGCTGGGAATCGCGCCGCCGCTGCGCATCCTCCCCTACCGGGGCTATGGCACGCCCGAGCGCGCCGTCATCAAGGCCCGCGTGCTGGAGGACCGGCATGTGCGGCCGCCGCAGGAGCGCTACACGCTGGTGGGCAGCGCGGTGGCCTCCTACAAGCGCTACATGACGCGCGAGGTGCCGGGCGCGCACGTCGCGGTGCGCTGGGGCGACAAGCGCTGGGAGGGCACCACCGACGAGGAGGGCTTCCTGGAGCTGTGGGTGCCTCCGCCGGACGGGGTGCGCTCGGGCTGGCACATGGTGGAGCTGGAGCTGCTGTCGCCGGACGCGGAGGGCGTGTCCCGCGTGGCCGCGCCGGTGCGGATGGCCGGGCCCGGCGCGGAGTTCGGCGTCATCAGCGACATCGACGACACCGTCATCGTCACCGGCGTCACCGACCTGTTCAAGCGGGCCTGGGCGCTCTTCCTCACCGAGCACCGCGTGCGGCTGCCCTTCCCGGGCGTGGACGCCTTCTATGCCGCGCTCCAGCACGGCCGGGGGACCAGCGCGGACAACCCCATCTTCTACGTGTCCAGCAGTCCGTGGAACCTCTACGAGCACCTGGACGAGTTCCTCTCCCTGCACAAAATCCCCACCGGTCCGTTGCTGCTGCGCGACTGGGGCCTGTCCAGCCAGGGCTTCGCGCCCGGCGGCGGCCATGGGCACAAGCTGGAGAAGATTCGCGCGGTGCTCAGCACGCTGTCGCACCTGCCTTTCATCCTCATTGGAGACAGTGGCCAGGAGGACGCGGAGCACTACCGCACCATCGTCCGTGAGTTTCCCGGGCGCATCCTCTGCGTCTACATCCGCAACGTGCCCGGGCATCAGCGCCGGGCCGAGGAGCTGGCGCTCATCGCCGGGGACATCCGCGCCGCGGGCAGCCAGATGCTCGCGGTGGATGACACCACCGAGGCCGCCCGTCACGCCGCGCGCGAGGGGTGGATTCAGTGGCGCGAGGTGCGCGAGGTGGAGGCCCACCGCCGCGAGGACGCCGAGCGCTGA
- the ppk1 gene encoding polyphosphate kinase 1, protein MPKRGGGGRSVTQKPSNRDVLPAGAESKNTELFFNRELSWMAFNDRVLQLAESPEIPLLERLKFIAIYARNLDEFFMIRVARLHEQIRGGVARLVPDGASPSDTLDKLHDGILKQARRHGDAFEKVLRPALAEKGLRILSARNLDAEQRAQVDQRFKEQIFPVLTPLAIGLGRHFPYISNLSLSLAVLLRDPDADEESVARVKVPKELLPRFLPLKGNVFVPLEEVIAQHLGDLFPGMEVLSWGTFRVTRDADFTVSEDAEDLLKAVETELRERRFGDVIRMEVQAGMSPKLLEPLVEAMGLEARQVYEEHGLVGLNDLQSVAFAPGFPELKDPPWVPITQARLRTDADAPDGGTVMSSMRRGDLLVHHPYESFATSVERFVTEAVADPDVLAIKQTVYRTSDSSPLVPALITATERGKQAVCMVELKARFDERTNIRWANALEEAGVHVVYGIPSLKTHAKAILIVRREGDKVRHYVHIGTGNYNPKTARLYTDMGLFTTDPDIGADVADVFNYLTGFGRPKSFRKLLVAPLTMRQGLLEEIKRTVAAHTAERPARIQMKMNALVDPGIIHALYEASRAGVKVELNVRGICCLRPGVPGVSENIRVVSVLGRFLEHSRIYIFERGPELRCFIGSADLMPRNLDHRVEILAPVEDASLAAQVKDSLERCMADTTSAWELTADGGWRRRLPRAGEEKRWAQGEMMERAQRMAQFQGGRPLL, encoded by the coding sequence ATGCCGAAACGCGGCGGCGGTGGTCGCAGCGTCACCCAGAAGCCCTCCAACCGGGACGTGCTCCCGGCCGGCGCGGAGTCGAAGAACACGGAGCTCTTCTTCAACCGAGAGCTGTCCTGGATGGCCTTCAATGACCGCGTCCTCCAGCTCGCCGAGTCCCCGGAGATTCCGCTGCTGGAGCGGCTGAAGTTCATCGCCATCTACGCGCGCAACCTGGACGAGTTCTTCATGATTCGCGTCGCCCGTCTGCACGAGCAGATTCGCGGCGGCGTGGCGCGCCTGGTCCCCGACGGAGCCTCTCCCAGCGACACCCTGGACAAGCTGCACGACGGCATCCTCAAGCAGGCGCGGCGCCACGGCGACGCCTTCGAGAAGGTGCTCCGCCCCGCCCTGGCCGAGAAGGGCCTGCGCATCCTCTCCGCCAGGAATTTGGACGCCGAGCAGCGCGCCCAGGTGGACCAGCGCTTCAAGGAGCAGATTTTCCCCGTCCTCACCCCGCTGGCCATCGGCCTGGGGCGGCACTTTCCCTACATCTCCAACCTGTCGCTCAGCCTGGCGGTGCTGCTGAGAGACCCGGACGCGGACGAGGAGAGCGTGGCCCGGGTGAAGGTGCCCAAGGAGCTGCTACCGCGCTTCCTGCCCCTCAAGGGCAACGTCTTCGTCCCCTTGGAGGAAGTCATCGCCCAGCACCTTGGCGACTTGTTCCCAGGCATGGAGGTACTGAGCTGGGGCACCTTCCGCGTCACCCGCGACGCGGACTTCACCGTGTCCGAGGACGCGGAGGACCTGCTCAAGGCCGTGGAGACGGAGCTGCGTGAGCGCCGCTTCGGCGACGTCATCCGCATGGAAGTCCAGGCCGGCATGAGCCCCAAGCTGCTCGAGCCGCTGGTGGAGGCCATGGGCCTGGAGGCACGTCAGGTCTACGAGGAGCACGGCCTGGTGGGTCTCAACGACTTGCAGTCCGTCGCCTTCGCCCCGGGCTTCCCGGAGCTGAAGGACCCGCCGTGGGTCCCCATCACCCAGGCCCGCCTGCGCACGGACGCGGACGCGCCGGACGGCGGCACGGTGATGTCGTCCATGCGCCGGGGGGACTTGCTGGTCCACCACCCCTACGAGTCCTTCGCCACCTCCGTGGAGCGCTTCGTCACCGAGGCCGTGGCCGACCCGGACGTGCTGGCCATCAAGCAGACGGTGTACCGCACGTCGGACAGCTCGCCGCTGGTGCCCGCGCTGATTACCGCCACCGAGCGCGGCAAGCAGGCGGTGTGCATGGTGGAGCTGAAGGCCCGCTTCGACGAGCGCACCAACATCCGCTGGGCCAACGCGCTGGAAGAGGCGGGCGTGCACGTCGTCTACGGGATTCCGTCCCTGAAGACGCACGCGAAGGCCATCCTCATCGTCCGGCGCGAGGGCGACAAGGTGCGGCACTACGTGCACATCGGCACCGGCAACTACAACCCGAAGACGGCGCGCCTCTACACGGACATGGGCCTGTTCACCACGGACCCGGACATTGGCGCGGACGTGGCGGACGTCTTCAACTACCTCACCGGGTTTGGCCGGCCGAAGAGCTTCCGCAAGCTGCTGGTGGCCCCGCTCACCATGCGCCAGGGCCTGCTGGAGGAAATCAAGCGCACCGTCGCCGCGCACACGGCCGAGCGCCCCGCGCGCATCCAGATGAAGATGAACGCGCTGGTGGACCCCGGCATCATCCACGCCCTCTACGAGGCGTCCCGCGCGGGCGTGAAGGTGGAGCTCAACGTGCGCGGCATCTGCTGCCTGCGCCCGGGCGTTCCCGGCGTGTCGGAGAACATCCGCGTGGTGTCCGTGCTGGGCCGCTTCCTGGAGCACTCGCGCATCTACATCTTCGAGCGCGGCCCGGAGCTGCGCTGCTTCATCGGCTCGGCGGACTTGATGCCGCGCAACCTGGACCACCGCGTGGAAATCCTCGCGCCGGTGGAGGACGCCAGCCTGGCCGCCCAGGTGAAAGACTCGCTGGAGCGCTGCATGGCCGACACCACGTCCGCCTGGGAGCTGACGGCGGATGGCGGATGGCGCCGCCGGCTGCCGCGCGCCGGTGAGGAGAAGCGCTGGGCCCAGGGCGAGATGATGGAGCGCGCCCAGCGCATGGCCCAGTTCCAGGGCGGCCGTCCGCTGCTCTGA